A stretch of the Medicago truncatula cultivar Jemalong A17 chromosome 5, MtrunA17r5.0-ANR, whole genome shotgun sequence genome encodes the following:
- the LOC112422126 gene encoding uncharacterized protein — MRWQIPEYGRLKCNVDASFHRASDRAGISCCVRNDAGLFVSALTSWMRPKLSPHEGEALGLWHAMSWALSSGFHNVIFETDSKMLVDVVHSDNAGISEFYVIVSKIRGLLALHYNFEVKFVRRQANMVAHTLANVAILNASRHIYDYAPLCIQHYLRNDMSCVLFV; from the coding sequence ATGAGGTGGCAAATTCCAGAATATGGCAGACTTAAGTGTAATGTCGATGCTAGTTTCCACCGAGCTTCGGACAGAGCCGGGATAAGTTGTTGTGTTCGTAACGATGCAGGTCTATTTGTTTCAGCATTAACCTCTTGGATGCGACCGAAACTGTCTCCACATGAGGGTGAGGCACTGGGGTTGTGGCATGCTATGTCTTGGGCTTTGAGTAGCGGCTTCCATAATGTGATATTTGAAACAGACTCCAAGATGCTTGTGGATGTTGTTCATTCGGATAATGCAGGTATTTCTGAATTTTATGTCATTGTTTCTAAGATTAGAGGTTTGTTAGCATTACATTACAACTTTGAGGTCAAGTTTGTTCGACGTCAAGCGAATATGGTTGCTCATACCTTAGCAAATGTAGCCATTTTAAATGCTAGTCGTCATATTTATGATTATGCTCCTCTTTGTATTCAACATTATTTAAGAAATGATATGAGCTgcgttttgtttgtttaa
- the LOC11442270 gene encoding low affinity sulfate transporter 3 produces the protein MRDQRVLHIEDSTSQIERSKWVLDSPNPPPLWKKLFSSLKETLLPHGNKLCFSSKNKSFLALAYSFLQSLFPILVWLKDYTISKFKDDLLAGLTLASLCIPQSIGYASLAKVDPQYGLYTSIVPPLIYAVMGSSRDIAIGPVAVVSMLLSSLVTNVIDPVANPHAYRDFIFTVTFFTGIFQAAFGIFRLGFLVDFLSHAALVGFMAGAAIIIGLQQLKGLLGITHFTTKTDAVSVLVSVYKSLHQQITSEEKWSPLNFVLGCSFLIFLLVTRFIARKKKKLFWLPAIAPLLSVILSTLIVYLSKADKQGINIIKHVKGGLNQSSVHQLQFHGQNVGQAAKIGLVCAVIALTEAMAVGRSFASIKGYQLDGNREMLSMGIMNIAGSLTSCYVATGSFSRTAVNFSAGCQTAVSNIVMAITVILFLQLFARLLYYTPMAILAAIILSALPGLIDINEARYIWKVDKLDFLACIGAFVGVLFASVEIGLLVAISISFAKILIQSIRPGVEILGRVPRTEAFCDVTQYPMAISTPGIVVIRISSGSLCFANANFVKERILKWVVEEDDIQETAKGNVRAIIMDMTNLMNVDTSGILALEELHKRLLSRGVELAMVNPRWLVIHKLKLAHFVDKIGKQWVFLTVGEAVDACLSSKIATA, from the exons ATGAGAGATCAAAGAGTCCTTCATATTGAAGATAGTACTAGTCAAATAGAAAGGTCTAAGTGGGTTTTGGATTCTCCTAATCCACCACCTTTATGGAAGAAGCTATTTTCTTCATTGAAAGAGACCCTTTTGCCTCATGGAAACAAATTATGTTTCTCATCCAAGAACAAAAGTTTTCTTGCACTTGCTTACTCATTCTTGCAGAGTTTGTTTCCAATCCTTGTTTGGTTAAAAGATTACACTATCTCTAAATTTAAAGATGATCTTTTAGCTGGTTTAACTCTTGCAAGTCTTTGCATACCTCAG AGTATAGGTTATGCAAGTTTGGCAAAAGTTGATCCTCAATATGGCTTGT ATACGAGTATTGTTCCTCCTCTTATCTATGCTGTGATGGGAAGCTCAAGAGACATTGCAATTGGACCTGTAGCTGTAGTGTCTATGCTTTTATCTTCCTTGGTCACCAATGTCATAGATCCTGTTGCTAATCCTCATGCCTATAGAGATTTTATCTTTACCGTCACCTTCTTCACCGGAATTTTTCAAGCTGCATTTGGTATTTTCAG GTTGGGTTTTCTTGTGGATTTTCTTTCACATGCTGCACTAGTTGGATTCATGGCAGGAGCAGCAATCATTATTGGTCTTCAGCAGCTCAAGGGTCTTTTGGGGATTACTCACTTCACCACCAAAACAGATGCAGTATCAGTATTGGTTTCTGTTTATAAGTCATTACATCAACAAATTACTTCTGAAGAAAAG TGGAGTCCTCTGAATTTTGTCCTGGGATGTTCTTTCTTGATTTTCCTGCTAGTTACCCGCTTTATA gcaagaaagaagaaaaaacttttCTGGTTGCCTGCAATTGCTCCTCTTCTATCAGTTATACTATCAACTTTAATTGTGTATTTATCAAAAGCTGATAAACAAggaattaatataataaagcATGTTAAAGGAGGCCTGAATCAGAGTTCAGTTCACCAGTTACAATTTCATGGTCAAAATGTCGGGCAAGCGGCTAAAATCGGATTAGTCTGTGCAGTTATCGCCCTCACT GAAGCAATGGCTGTTGGCCGATCTTTCGCTTCCATCAAAGGATACCAACTTGATGGGAACAGAGAAATGTTGTCAATGGGAATCATGAACATTGCAGGATCCTTAACTTCATGTTATGTAGCAACTG GTTCATTTTCAAGAACAGCAGTTAATTTCAGTGCAGGATGTCAAACAGCAGTATCAAATATTGTGATGGCAATTACTGTGATTTTGTTCCTGCAATTATTTGCAAGGCTATTATACTACACACCTATGGCTATCCTTGCTGCTATCATCCTCTCCGCACTTCCTGGATTAATTGATATAAACGAGGCTCGCTATATCTGGAAGGTCGACAAATTAGACTTTCTTGCCTGCATCGGTGCTTTTGTTGGCGTCTTGTTTGCATCCGTAGAGATTGGTCTGCTAGTTGCA ATCTCGATCTCATTTGCGAAGATCCTAATACAATCGATTCGACCTGGAGTAGAAATTCTAGGAAGAGTTCCAAGAACAGAAGCCTTCTGTGATGTTACTCAATATCCGATGGCAATAAGCACACCAGGCATCGTTGTGATTCGCATAAGCTCCGGCTCACTCTGCTTTGCAAATGCCAATTTTGTCAAAGAAAG AATACTGAAGTGGGTCGTGGAAGAAGATGacattcaagaaactgctaaagGAAATGTCCGTGCCAtaattatggacatgacaa ACCTCATGAATGTTGATACTTCTGGAATTCTAGCACTTGAGGAATTGCATAAGAGGTTGCTTTCACGCGGCGTAGAA TTAGCTATGGTCAACCCAAGATGGCTAGTAATTCACAAGCTCAAGCTTGCACATTTTGTGGACAAAATTGGGAAACAATGGGTTTTTCTGACTGTTGGAGAGGCTGTAGACGCGTGTCTCTCTTCCAAAATTGCTACTGCTTGA